Proteins from a single region of Drosophila biarmipes strain raj3 chromosome 3R, RU_DBia_V1.1, whole genome shotgun sequence:
- the LOC108031224 gene encoding 10 kDa heat shock protein, mitochondrial — translation MSNVIKKVIPMLDRILIQRFEVKTTTAGGILLPEESVPKEMQGVVVAVGPGARNPAGAGHLSVGVKEGDRVLLPKYGGTKVDMDDKREYVLFRESDILAKLE, via the coding sequence ATGTCCAACGTTATCAAGAAGGTGATTCCCATGCTGGACCGCATCCTGATCCAGCGCTTCGAGGTGAAGACGACCACCGCCGGCGGCATCCTGCTGCCGGAGGAGTCGGTGCCCAAGGAGATGCAGGGCGTGGTGGTGGCCGTCGGACCCGGTGCCCGCAATCCTGCCGGAGCTGGTCACCTGTCCGTGGGCGTCAAGGAGGGCGATCGCGTCCTGCTGCCCAAGTACGGAGGCACCAAGGTCGACATGGACGACAAGCGCGAGTACGTGCTGTTCCGGGAGAGCGACATCCTGGCCAAGCTGGAGTAA